One stretch of Micromonospora echinospora DNA includes these proteins:
- a CDS encoding glycoside hydrolase family 15 protein, whose amino-acid sequence MKSYPAIEDHGLIGDLQTAALVTCDGTIDWFCAPRFDSPSVFCALLDKDKGGFFQIAPHDVRYVTKQLYLPGTPILITRFISADGVAEVMDFMPVTGERVTDSHRVVRMVNMVRGTMRFRVECRPRFDFARESHELERHRNGYLFRSRSTTLAFNPIDPVRQLWAKTGEIRMEDGDLIAYGTLQEGDTGGVVLETGSEEPRIIPPEEVQGMFEWTRDYWRRWVERSRYTGRWREMVERSAITLKLMTYAPTGAMIAAPTAALPELVGGSRNWDYRYTWVRDTSFSVHALLGLGFTEEVSRYMDWLDERIREAGDHQDPLKIMYRVDGSSDLHEEVLDHLEGYRGSRPVRIGNGAADQIQLDIHGEALYAMHLADEQGIRVSHQVWKSTVRLIDWLCHNWDQRDAGIWESRHHPRNYTFGRVMSWVALDRAIRLATRTGRPGDMSCWTEQRNRIYNQVMARGFHRERGSFVQAYDENVLDAALLYMPAVGFVTPTDPLWLSTLESIERDLVSDSLVHRYDPVHSPDGLPGHEGTFNMCTFWYVEALARSGRLDDARLTLEKMFTFSNHLGLYAEEIAATGEQIGNYPQAFSHLALINSALAVNDLLDAEADARRRR is encoded by the coding sequence GCTTCTTCCAGATCGCCCCGCACGACGTCCGGTACGTCACGAAGCAGCTCTACCTGCCCGGCACGCCGATCCTGATCACCCGGTTCATCAGCGCGGACGGCGTCGCCGAGGTGATGGACTTCATGCCTGTGACCGGCGAGCGGGTCACCGACTCGCACCGCGTCGTGCGCATGGTCAACATGGTGCGGGGCACCATGCGCTTCCGGGTGGAGTGCCGGCCGCGCTTCGACTTCGCCCGGGAGAGCCACGAGCTGGAGCGGCACCGCAACGGCTACCTGTTCCGGAGCCGGTCGACGACGCTCGCCTTCAACCCGATCGATCCGGTGCGGCAGCTCTGGGCCAAGACCGGCGAGATCCGCATGGAGGACGGCGACCTGATCGCCTACGGCACGTTGCAGGAGGGTGACACCGGCGGGGTGGTCCTGGAGACCGGCAGCGAGGAGCCCCGGATCATCCCGCCGGAAGAGGTCCAGGGCATGTTCGAGTGGACCCGGGACTACTGGCGGCGCTGGGTCGAGCGCTCCCGCTACACCGGGCGCTGGCGGGAGATGGTCGAGCGCTCGGCCATCACGCTCAAGCTCATGACGTACGCGCCGACCGGCGCGATGATCGCCGCGCCGACCGCCGCGCTGCCCGAGCTGGTCGGCGGCTCCCGCAACTGGGACTACCGCTACACCTGGGTACGCGACACCTCGTTCTCCGTGCACGCGCTGCTCGGCCTCGGGTTCACCGAGGAGGTCAGCCGGTACATGGACTGGCTCGACGAACGCATCCGGGAGGCCGGCGACCACCAGGACCCACTGAAGATCATGTACCGGGTGGACGGGTCCTCGGACCTGCACGAGGAGGTGCTCGACCACCTGGAGGGCTACCGCGGCTCCCGTCCGGTGCGGATCGGCAACGGCGCGGCCGACCAGATTCAGCTCGACATCCACGGCGAGGCGCTCTACGCCATGCACCTCGCCGACGAGCAGGGCATCCGCGTGTCGCACCAGGTGTGGAAGAGCACCGTGCGCCTGATCGACTGGCTCTGCCACAACTGGGACCAGCGCGACGCCGGCATCTGGGAGAGCCGCCACCACCCCCGCAACTACACGTTCGGCCGGGTGATGTCCTGGGTGGCGCTGGACCGGGCCATCCGCCTGGCCACCCGGACCGGCCGTCCCGGGGACATGAGCTGCTGGACCGAACAGCGCAACCGGATCTACAACCAGGTCATGGCCCGCGGTTTCCACCGGGAACGCGGCAGCTTCGTGCAGGCGTACGACGAGAACGTGCTCGACGCCGCTCTCCTCTACATGCCGGCGGTCGGCTTCGTCACGCCCACCGACCCGCTGTGGCTGTCCACCCTTGAGTCGATCGAGCGGGACCTGGTCTCGGACAGCCTGGTCCACCGCTACGACCCGGTCCACTCCCCCGACGGGCTCCCCGGCCACGAGGGCACGTTCAACATGTGCACGTTCTGGTACGTCGAGGCGCTGGCCCGCTCCGGCCGGCTGGACGACGCCCGGCTCACCCTGGAGAAGATGTTCACCTTCAGCAACCACCTCGGCCTGTACGCCGAGGAGATCGCCGCCACCGGTGAGCAGATCGGCAACTATCCGCAGGCGTTCAGCCACCTCGCCCTGATCAACTCGGCGCTGGCGGTGAACGACCTGCTCGACGCCGAGGCCGACGCCCGCCGCCGCCGATAA
- a CDS encoding ATP-binding cassette domain-containing protein: protein MHNLDNIPSSPSTSGGSLPAGHRAHVRAAGVRVVRGGRVVLSDVSVTVSAASRLAVVGENGRGKTTLLHVLAGLIAPDQGVVERLGTIGVARQNLESRHGETVGTLVREAIRESERALRALDAAADALAEGRAGADDAYAAALDAATRLDAWDAQRRVDVALAGLDACPDRDRPLATLSVGQRYRVRLACLLGARVDLLMLDEPTNHLDADSLAFLTARLRDHPGGVVLVTHDRALLRDVATEFLDLDPSADGCPRRYAGDYAAWQDGRRRDFAHWVRDHEAQQAEHQRLADGVREARDRLSTGWRPEKGHGKHQRQSRAPGLVQALRRRQEALDAHRVTVPEPPQPLRWPPLDTRAGLPILRCHDVTVAGRLRHRVTLTLGGGDRLLVTGPNGAGKSTLLSVLAGDLTPSTGEVRHLSGARVAYLGQEVPDWPPALLAHDLYEQHVGRLRSSGRVGSGTTLPLSATNLLDAEARRTPVGRMSHGQQRRLNLALRLAERPDLLILDEPTNHLSAPLVDDLTAALLTTRAAVVVATHDRQMLQDLAAWPTLPLTEPEVPGRSVTEGHARPED from the coding sequence GTGCACAACCTCGACAACATTCCTTCCTCCCCGTCCACCTCGGGCGGTTCGCTGCCCGCCGGGCACCGGGCGCACGTCCGGGCCGCCGGCGTCCGCGTCGTACGCGGCGGCCGGGTCGTGCTGTCCGATGTCAGCGTGACCGTGTCCGCCGCCTCCCGCCTCGCAGTCGTCGGCGAGAACGGCCGCGGCAAGACCACCCTGCTGCACGTGCTGGCCGGCCTCATCGCGCCCGACCAGGGCGTGGTGGAACGGCTGGGCACGATCGGCGTCGCCCGGCAGAACCTGGAGTCGCGCCACGGCGAGACAGTGGGCACGCTCGTCCGGGAGGCGATCCGGGAGTCCGAACGCGCCTTGCGGGCGCTGGACGCCGCCGCCGACGCGCTGGCCGAGGGCCGGGCGGGCGCCGACGACGCGTACGCGGCCGCCCTGGACGCGGCGACCCGGCTGGACGCCTGGGACGCGCAGCGGCGCGTCGACGTGGCGCTGGCCGGCCTCGACGCGTGCCCGGACCGGGACCGCCCGCTGGCCACGCTGTCCGTCGGGCAGCGCTACCGCGTACGGCTGGCGTGCCTGCTGGGAGCCCGGGTCGACCTGCTGATGCTGGACGAGCCGACGAATCACCTCGACGCCGACAGCCTGGCCTTCCTCACCGCCCGGCTACGCGACCACCCGGGCGGCGTCGTGCTGGTGACCCACGACCGCGCCCTGCTGCGGGACGTGGCCACGGAGTTCCTGGACCTCGACCCCAGCGCGGACGGGTGCCCGCGCCGCTACGCCGGGGACTACGCCGCCTGGCAGGACGGGCGCCGCCGCGACTTCGCGCACTGGGTACGCGACCACGAGGCACAGCAGGCCGAGCACCAGCGGCTGGCCGACGGGGTACGCGAGGCGCGTGACCGGCTCAGCACCGGCTGGCGTCCGGAGAAGGGACACGGCAAGCACCAGCGCCAGTCCCGCGCGCCCGGACTGGTCCAGGCGCTGCGCCGCCGGCAGGAGGCGCTCGACGCGCACCGCGTCACCGTGCCGGAGCCACCGCAGCCGCTGCGCTGGCCACCGCTGGACACCCGTGCCGGACTGCCGATCCTGCGATGCCACGACGTCACGGTGGCCGGGCGCCTGCGCCACCGGGTCACGCTCACGTTGGGCGGCGGTGACCGCCTGCTGGTGACCGGACCCAACGGCGCGGGCAAGTCGACGCTGCTCTCCGTGCTGGCCGGCGACCTCACCCCGTCGACCGGGGAGGTCCGGCACCTGTCCGGCGCGCGCGTCGCGTACCTCGGTCAGGAGGTGCCCGACTGGCCACCGGCGCTGCTCGCGCACGACCTGTACGAGCAGCACGTGGGCCGGCTCCGCTCCAGCGGGCGCGTCGGCTCCGGCACGACCCTGCCGCTGAGCGCGACGAACCTGCTCGACGCCGAGGCCCGGCGTACCCCCGTGGGCCGGATGTCGCACGGACAGCAACGGCGGCTGAACCTGGCGCTGCGCCTGGCCGAACGTCCCGACCTGCTGATCCTCGACGAACCGACGAACCACCTGTCGGCACCGCTGGTCGACGACCTCACCGCCGCCCTGCTGACGACCCGGGCCGCGGTGGTCGTCGCCACCCACGACCGGCAGATGCTCCAGGACCTCGCGGCCTGGCCCACGCTGCCACTGACCGAGCCGGAGGTGCCAGGTCGTTCGGTCACGGAGGGTCATGCCCGGCCGGAAGACTGA
- a CDS encoding helix-turn-helix domain-containing protein has translation MTGMTAPNTVLRAVRTGMRMSQDDFARALQAAGHRVGEPNDANKRLVQRWESGVIAAPRPVYARALEVVTGLPISLLGFAAVPGGHVADDQHGGHDLTSPVSSLATPTPSAKPATAHRSYEGVWLSRYQYYSSGREESFAGQHFVVLLQHGDRLTARSLPGSASSSLSLDLTVDGAVITGTWVEQTDPAGYYRGARYHGAIQLLAEPTGRRMAGKWVGFGKDMDVNTGPWELVFRDASTSKATLDRYNTPAT, from the coding sequence GTGACGGGCATGACCGCCCCCAACACGGTTCTGCGCGCCGTCCGTACCGGCATGCGCATGAGCCAGGACGACTTCGCTCGCGCGCTCCAAGCCGCCGGCCACCGCGTCGGCGAGCCCAACGACGCCAACAAGCGACTCGTCCAGCGATGGGAGTCCGGCGTGATCGCCGCACCGCGCCCCGTCTACGCCCGCGCGCTGGAGGTGGTCACCGGCCTGCCCATCTCACTGCTCGGCTTCGCCGCAGTGCCCGGCGGACACGTCGCCGACGACCAACACGGTGGCCACGACCTGACCTCACCCGTATCGAGCCTGGCCACGCCGACGCCGTCCGCCAAGCCGGCCACGGCACACAGGTCATACGAGGGCGTGTGGCTCAGCCGCTACCAGTACTACTCCAGCGGCCGGGAGGAGTCCTTCGCCGGACAGCACTTCGTCGTCCTGCTGCAGCACGGCGACAGGCTGACCGCGCGCAGCTTGCCCGGATCGGCGTCCTCGTCTCTGTCGCTGGACCTGACCGTGGACGGTGCCGTCATCACCGGCACCTGGGTGGAGCAGACCGACCCGGCCGGCTACTACCGGGGCGCCCGCTATCACGGGGCGATCCAGCTTCTGGCCGAGCCGACGGGCCGACGGATGGCCGGTAAGTGGGTCGGATTCGGCAAGGACATGGACGTCAACACCGGCCCGTGGGAGCTTGTCTTCCGCGACGCGTCGACCTCCAAGGCGACGCTGGACCGGTACAACACGCCAGCGACGTAG
- a CDS encoding RDD family protein, which translates to MTVRATGRPSTRLEAAQAHAEHVLGVRKAKRIATFGNGGLYVRAGTGAQIMAWLVDFTVFLFGVGAGVVALSLVDRAVTLSDNLAAGASLSLLVVVPVLYGLCYGNGRALGGVLTGTQLVRVKDGGRIGLKACWAMLVRTLLMPVLVVVLLVTAFSTGSSDAPGSLVRTTIDPDATRRLHEAGIR; encoded by the coding sequence GTGACAGTCCGCGCCACGGGCCGGCCATCGACCCGGCTGGAAGCCGCCCAGGCGCACGCGGAGCACGTGCTCGGCGTCCGGAAGGCGAAGCGGATCGCGACGTTCGGCAACGGCGGCCTGTACGTCCGGGCCGGCACCGGGGCGCAAATCATGGCCTGGCTCGTCGACTTCACGGTGTTCCTGTTCGGTGTCGGGGCGGGCGTCGTCGCCCTGTCCCTGGTGGACCGCGCGGTCACCCTGTCCGACAACCTCGCCGCCGGGGCGAGCCTCTCGTTGCTCGTGGTGGTGCCGGTGCTCTACGGCCTCTGCTACGGCAACGGCCGAGCGCTCGGCGGGGTACTCACCGGCACACAGCTCGTGCGGGTCAAGGACGGCGGCCGGATCGGCCTGAAGGCGTGCTGGGCCATGCTGGTCCGGACGCTGTTGATGCCGGTGCTGGTCGTCGTACTGCTGGTGACCGCGTTCAGTACCGGATCCTCAGACGCGCCCGGTTCGCTCGTGCGGACCACCATCGACCCCGACGCCACCCGGCGGCTCCACGAGGCGGGCATCCGGTGA
- a CDS encoding GNAT family N-acetyltransferase, whose protein sequence is MVRSDVSHRVQDLWVGLAGVATSFPADGVRVVVSAGSRLCPPAWAGIVVLGGSGIATAPDAAAARFLRESLMGRPLRSAVEDGRWDGEHGVVDVLGPASLAYLDEREFRPETAIVEVARLSPGHPDLDRLVADISADDVAESGIGEITSPVFVVRDGVRVVAAAGYDNWPHAVAHLCVLTSVHFRGRGLARAVASAAVAEALANRLMPQWRARPEPSRRLARRLGFRELGAQVSIRLAASALGARPRDGSPDARLVEPPGGVGVDGGPHERTGRV, encoded by the coding sequence ATGGTTCGATCGGATGTGTCACACCGCGTCCAGGACCTCTGGGTCGGCCTCGCCGGTGTCGCCACCAGCTTCCCGGCGGACGGCGTTCGGGTGGTTGTCTCCGCCGGTTCCCGGCTGTGCCCGCCGGCCTGGGCCGGCATCGTGGTGCTGGGGGGATCAGGGATCGCCACCGCGCCGGACGCTGCCGCCGCCCGGTTCTTACGCGAATCGCTCATGGGACGGCCACTCCGGTCGGCCGTCGAGGACGGGCGGTGGGACGGGGAGCACGGCGTGGTGGACGTGCTCGGTCCTGCCTCGCTGGCGTACCTCGACGAGCGTGAGTTCCGGCCGGAGACGGCGATCGTTGAGGTGGCCCGGTTGTCGCCGGGGCACCCGGACCTCGATCGGCTGGTCGCGGACATCTCCGCGGACGACGTCGCGGAGAGCGGAATCGGTGAGATCACCTCTCCGGTGTTCGTCGTCCGGGACGGCGTACGAGTCGTCGCGGCGGCGGGGTACGACAACTGGCCACACGCGGTCGCTCATCTCTGTGTGCTGACCAGCGTCCACTTCCGAGGCCGCGGACTGGCCCGTGCCGTGGCGTCCGCCGCGGTGGCGGAGGCGCTTGCGAACCGACTGATGCCGCAGTGGCGCGCACGCCCCGAGCCCTCACGACGGCTCGCTCGCCGGCTCGGCTTCCGTGAGCTCGGAGCCCAGGTGAGCATCAGGCTGGCGGCGTCCGCCCTCGGGGCGCGGCCGCGCGACGGGTCACCGGATGCCCGCCTCGTGGAGCCGCCGGGTGGCGTCGGGGTCGATGGTGGTCCGCACGAGCGAACCGGGCGCGTCTGA
- a CDS encoding e9imm peptide yields the protein MELDDASRGRALALVRELRDPAIPDEETGAKLDELKRILRCPHVITLMFFNEPELTDEEVIAEALAYEPFAL from the coding sequence GTGGAACTGGACGATGCATCGCGAGGCAGGGCGCTGGCCCTCGTTCGAGAACTGCGCGACCCCGCCATTCCTGACGAGGAGACGGGGGCGAAGCTCGATGAGCTGAAGCGGATCCTGCGCTGTCCGCACGTCATTACCCTGATGTTCTTCAACGAGCCCGAGTTGACCGATGAGGAGGTGATAGCGGAAGCCCTCGCGTACGAGCCGTTTGCCCTCTGA
- a CDS encoding IS3 family transposase, producing the protein MENFWSTLKIELVYRTSWRTRDEAENAIFAYIDGWYNTRRIQKELGYLSPNEYETAWHSHRTEPAEPPIATPAPAGSR; encoded by the coding sequence ATGGAGAACTTCTGGTCGACGTTGAAGATCGAACTCGTCTACCGCACCTCATGGCGGACCCGCGACGAGGCCGAGAACGCGATCTTCGCCTACATCGACGGCTGGTACAACACCCGCCGCATCCAGAAGGAACTGGGCTACCTCAGCCCAAACGAGTACGAGACCGCCTGGCACAGCCACCGAACCGAGCCAGCCGAGCCACCTATCGCCACCCCTGCACCAGCCGGCAGCAGGTAA
- a CDS encoding IS110 family transposase, protein MSSMSPDPRRRRVVIGVDTHKHVHVAVALDDIGGRLDARSFPADRGGYEQLLDWAAGFEAKRLIFAIEGTGSYGAGLTSAVRRRGLGVIEVLRTDRRDRRLRGKSDTLDAENAARSVLAGNSTSVPKTNDGIVEMIRQIKVAKDVAVKARTAAMITLKAVLVTASPELREPLQPLSKMALIERCAGLRPGPVTTVLAATKHTLRSIARRWQQLNDEIKTHEAILVELTGQLVPQLVAAFGVGADTAAEMLIVAGDNIDRVRSEPAWARLCGVAPIPASSGMTNRHRLNRGGHRQANAALYRAVIVRMQHHEPTRAYVARRTADGKTKAEIIRCLKRLLAREIWALLRPLRTTTIAT, encoded by the coding sequence ATGTCAAGCATGAGCCCCGACCCGCGTCGACGTCGAGTCGTCATCGGCGTCGACACCCACAAGCACGTCCACGTCGCCGTCGCCCTGGACGACATCGGCGGCCGCCTCGACGCCCGCTCATTCCCCGCCGACCGAGGCGGCTATGAACAGCTGCTCGACTGGGCGGCCGGCTTCGAGGCGAAGAGGCTGATCTTCGCGATCGAGGGCACCGGCTCCTACGGCGCCGGACTGACCTCCGCTGTCCGACGACGGGGCCTCGGAGTCATCGAGGTCCTGCGCACCGACCGCCGCGACCGTCGGCTACGCGGCAAGAGCGACACCCTCGACGCCGAGAACGCCGCTCGCTCGGTGCTGGCCGGTAACTCCACCAGCGTCCCGAAGACCAACGACGGCATCGTGGAGATGATCCGCCAGATCAAGGTCGCCAAAGACGTCGCGGTCAAGGCCCGCACCGCCGCGATGATCACCCTCAAGGCAGTGCTGGTCACCGCCAGCCCCGAGCTACGTGAACCTCTGCAGCCCTTGTCGAAGATGGCCCTGATCGAACGGTGCGCCGGCCTGCGCCCCGGTCCGGTCACCACCGTGCTCGCCGCAACGAAACACACCCTGCGCTCGATCGCCCGCCGCTGGCAACAGCTCAACGACGAGATCAAAACCCACGAAGCGATACTCGTCGAGCTCACCGGCCAGCTCGTGCCGCAGTTGGTCGCCGCGTTCGGCGTCGGCGCCGACACCGCCGCCGAGATGCTCATCGTCGCCGGCGACAACATCGACCGGGTCCGCTCAGAACCCGCCTGGGCGAGGCTCTGCGGCGTCGCACCGATCCCCGCCTCCTCCGGCATGACCAACCGGCACAGACTCAACCGCGGCGGTCACCGCCAAGCCAACGCCGCCCTCTACCGCGCCGTCATCGTCCGCATGCAACACCACGAACCCACCCGCGCCTACGTCGCCCGCCGCACCGCAGACGGCAAGACCAAAGCTGAGATCATCCGCTGCCTGAAACGACTCCTCGCCCGCGAGATCTGGGCCCTGCTCCGCCCTCTCCGCACGACCACCATCGCCACTTGA
- a CDS encoding IS3 family transposase produces the protein MRFIHEHRDQFAVALLLRVLNIGASTYYAWVKQVEQPCDRDVVDLGLVSNIHEIWETSGRTYGADRVHRQLRRDGIRVGRKRVERLMVQQGWQGAFLRRGWRGGSTKQDPRHTPAPDLVNRQFTADGPNRLWVADATRIPCGEGVFWLAAVRDAFSRRIVGWKTSDRCDTDLILAALEYGIWSRDVRDGQLIHHSDRGSNYTSFRFAERLQDNGILPLMGSVGDSYDCETLRRRQAA, from the coding sequence ATGAGGTTCATCCACGAACACCGTGACCAGTTCGCGGTCGCGCTCCTGCTACGGGTCCTGAACATCGGCGCCTCGACCTACTACGCGTGGGTGAAGCAGGTCGAGCAGCCCTGCGACCGCGACGTGGTCGACCTGGGTCTGGTCTCCAACATCCACGAGATCTGGGAGACATCGGGGCGCACCTACGGCGCGGACCGGGTCCACCGGCAGCTACGCCGTGACGGCATCCGCGTGGGCCGTAAGCGGGTCGAGCGGTTGATGGTGCAGCAGGGCTGGCAGGGGGCGTTTCTGCGTCGGGGCTGGCGCGGCGGCTCCACGAAGCAGGATCCCCGGCACACGCCGGCGCCGGATCTGGTCAACCGGCAGTTCACCGCCGACGGGCCGAACCGGCTCTGGGTCGCCGACGCCACCCGCATCCCCTGCGGTGAGGGCGTGTTCTGGTTGGCTGCGGTCCGCGATGCGTTCTCCCGCCGGATCGTTGGGTGGAAGACCTCCGACCGCTGCGACACCGACCTGATCCTCGCCGCCCTCGAATACGGCATCTGGTCGCGCGACGTCCGCGACGGCCAGTTGATCCACCACTCAGATCGCGGGTCGAACTACACGTCGTTTCGCTTCGCGGAACGCTTACAGGACAACGGGATCCTGCCCTTGATGGGATCCGTCGGCGACTCCTACGACTGTGAGACTTTGAGGCGCCGTCAGGCGGCCTGA
- a CDS encoding transposase, whose translation MELLDHGLMAVGRKLSVAAPKKYPDELRQRAVRLYRESDPKPVIRRLAEQLGVHHEALRNWIRQAEADADERHDRPTSEMAEENRRLRREVAELRRANEILKAASAYFAAELDPTRRRS comes from the coding sequence ATGGAGCTTCTTGATCATGGTCTGATGGCCGTGGGGAGGAAGTTGTCCGTGGCAGCACCGAAGAAGTACCCCGATGAGCTACGTCAGCGCGCTGTGCGTTTGTACCGCGAGTCGGATCCGAAGCCGGTGATCCGGCGCCTGGCCGAGCAGCTTGGTGTGCATCACGAGGCGCTCAGGAACTGGATCCGTCAGGCCGAGGCCGACGCCGACGAGCGTCACGACCGGCCGACCAGCGAGATGGCGGAGGAGAACCGCCGGCTGCGCAGGGAGGTCGCCGAGTTGCGGCGGGCGAACGAGATCCTGAAGGCCGCGAGCGCGTATTTCGCGGCGGAGCTCGACCCGACCCGGCGACGGTCATGA
- a CDS encoding site-specific integrase — MVAATLGLRRGELLGRRWSDLDPDNGTATIGQTVQRAGGELRLQDTKTEDSDSILPLPDWTWLALLDHQERQREVRTPMEPRNLNRHFAGLREKAGCPDIRLHDLRHTVVSLLMELGVPPHIVQAIARHADVKITLKVYSHANLDAMRQALGKLDGRLS, encoded by the coding sequence GTGGTAGCCGCGACTCTCGGACTGCGGCGGGGAGAACTGCTCGGGCGCCGCTGGTCGGACCTTGACCCCGACAACGGCACCGCCACCATCGGGCAGACGGTGCAACGTGCCGGCGGCGAACTGCGCCTACAGGACACCAAGACCGAGGACTCGGACAGCATCCTCCCGCTCCCCGACTGGACCTGGCTGGCGCTGCTCGACCACCAGGAGCGCCAGCGCGAGGTCCGTACCCCGATGGAGCCACGCAACCTCAACCGACACTTCGCCGGCCTCCGAGAGAAAGCCGGCTGCCCTGACATCCGCCTGCACGACCTGCGGCACACCGTCGTCTCGCTGCTGATGGAGTTGGGCGTCCCGCCGCACATCGTCCAGGCCATCGCCCGGCACGCCGATGTGAAGATCACGCTGAAGGTATACTCGCATGCCAACCTCGACGCGATGCGTCAGGCGCTCGGCAAGCTCGACGGGCGTCTTTCATAG
- a CDS encoding peroxiredoxin — protein sequence MPVEVGAEAPDFLLKDQNNQEVRLADFRGRKTVLLVFYPLAFTGVCQGELSEVRDNLDEYANDDVQVLTVSVDSVYAHKIWAEQEGFQFPLLADFWPHGAVAQAYDVFNDVAGIANRGTFVIDKAGVVRFAEMNMPGEARDQQGWRKALAEAVAA from the coding sequence ATGCCCGTCGAGGTTGGCGCCGAGGCGCCCGACTTCCTGCTCAAGGACCAGAACAACCAGGAGGTACGGCTCGCCGACTTCCGTGGCCGCAAGACCGTGCTGCTCGTCTTCTACCCGCTCGCCTTCACCGGCGTCTGCCAGGGCGAGCTGTCCGAGGTGCGGGACAACCTCGACGAGTACGCCAACGACGACGTCCAGGTGCTGACCGTCAGCGTCGACTCCGTGTACGCCCACAAGATCTGGGCCGAGCAGGAGGGCTTCCAGTTCCCGTTGCTGGCCGACTTCTGGCCGCACGGCGCGGTGGCCCAGGCGTACGACGTCTTCAACGACGTCGCGGGCATCGCCAACCGGGGCACCTTCGTCATCGACAAGGCCGGAGTGGTCCGCTTCGCGGAGATGAACATGCCCGGTGAGGCGCGCGACCAGCAGGGCTGGCGCAAGGCGCTGGCCGAGGCCGTCGCCGCCTGA
- a CDS encoding DUF3052 domain-containing protein, with the protein MSATAGQADGVRSLADRFGIEPGMVVMEMGYDDDVDTDLRDALTDRCGDLVDEDTDEVVDAVLVWHRDGDGDLFELLVDALGPLADNGVVWLLTPKAGRDGHVEPSEVAESAQTAGLQQTSTINAGRDWSGARLVMRRGSKSKK; encoded by the coding sequence GTGAGCGCGACCGCTGGTCAGGCCGACGGGGTACGCAGCCTGGCGGACCGGTTCGGTATCGAGCCGGGCATGGTCGTCATGGAGATGGGCTACGACGACGACGTCGACACCGATCTCCGGGACGCCCTGACCGACCGCTGTGGGGATCTCGTCGACGAGGACACCGACGAGGTGGTCGACGCGGTTCTGGTCTGGCACCGAGACGGCGACGGTGACCTCTTCGAGCTCCTCGTGGACGCCCTCGGGCCGCTCGCCGACAACGGCGTGGTCTGGCTCCTGACCCCGAAGGCCGGCCGGGACGGCCACGTCGAGCCGAGCGAGGTCGCGGAGAGCGCGCAGACCGCCGGGCTCCAGCAGACCTCCACCATCAACGCCGGCCGCGACTGGAGCGGCGCCCGCCTCGTCATGCGGCGCGGCTCCAAGAGCAAGAAGTAG